A region from the Hypericibacter adhaerens genome encodes:
- the gatC gene encoding Asp-tRNA(Asn)/Glu-tRNA(Gln) amidotransferase subunit GatC has translation MSLDRKTVAHIATLARIRLKDEELDLYAKELDGILHWVEQLNAVDVSGVEPMSGVGRFALPKRKDEVTDGNCRDRILANAPEPAAGFFSVPKVVE, from the coding sequence ATGTCGCTCGACCGCAAGACCGTTGCCCATATCGCGACCCTCGCCCGCATCCGGCTCAAGGATGAGGAGCTCGACCTCTATGCCAAGGAGCTGGACGGCATCCTGCATTGGGTCGAGCAACTGAACGCGGTCGATGTCTCGGGCGTCGAGCCGATGAGCGGCGTCGGCCGCTTCGCGCTGCCCAAGCGCAAGGACGAGGTGACGGACGGCAACTGCCGCGACCGCATCCTCGCCAACGCGCCCGAGCCCGCGGCCGGGTTCTTCTCGGTCCCGAAGGTGGTGGAGTAG
- the gatA gene encoding Asp-tRNA(Asn)/Glu-tRNA(Gln) amidotransferase subunit GatA produces MSNLTDLTIAGALDGLAKGRFSAKELTQAHLEAMAAQRHLNAFITETPEKALAMAEASDQRRHAGKAGAMDGIPLAIKDLFCTEGVLTTAGSHILDGFKPTYESTVTANLWKAGAVMLGKVNMDEFAMGSSNMTSYHGHVANPWKRKADKNAMLVPGGSSGGSASSVAARIAMAATGTDTGGSIRQPAAFCGIVGIKPTYGRCSRWGIVAFASSLDQAGPMTRSVEDAAIMLGAMAGHDPKDSTSVDTPVPDFRAGLTGDIRGMKIGIPKEYRVDGMSPEIEKLWGQGAEWLKAAGATPVEISLPHTKYALPTYYIIAPAEASSNLARYDGVRFGLRVPADSLDEMYELTRAAGFGAEVKRRILIGTYVLSAGYYDAYYLRAQRLRSLIARDFTEAFKQVDVILTPATPTAAFAEGENSDDPVAMYLNDVFTVTVNLAGLPGLSVPAALSGEGLPLGLQLIGKAFDEATLLKAGQVLEKAAGFTARPEA; encoded by the coding sequence ATGTCGAATCTCACCGACCTCACGATCGCCGGCGCGCTCGACGGCCTGGCGAAAGGCCGCTTCTCCGCCAAGGAACTGACCCAGGCCCATCTGGAGGCGATGGCGGCGCAGCGCCATCTCAACGCCTTCATCACCGAGACGCCGGAAAAGGCGCTCGCCATGGCCGAGGCTTCCGACCAGCGCCGCCATGCCGGCAAGGCGGGCGCCATGGACGGCATCCCGCTCGCGATCAAGGATCTGTTCTGCACCGAGGGCGTGCTGACGACCGCGGGCTCGCATATCCTCGACGGATTCAAGCCGACCTATGAATCGACCGTGACGGCCAACCTCTGGAAGGCCGGCGCCGTGATGCTGGGCAAGGTCAATATGGACGAGTTCGCGATGGGCTCCTCCAACATGACCAGCTATCACGGCCATGTCGCCAATCCCTGGAAGCGCAAGGCCGACAAGAACGCGATGCTGGTGCCCGGCGGCTCCTCGGGCGGCTCGGCCTCTTCGGTTGCCGCGCGCATCGCCATGGCGGCGACGGGCACCGACACCGGCGGCTCGATCCGCCAGCCCGCCGCCTTCTGCGGCATCGTCGGCATCAAGCCGACCTATGGTCGCTGCTCGCGCTGGGGCATCGTCGCCTTCGCCTCCTCGCTCGACCAGGCGGGGCCGATGACGCGCAGCGTCGAGGACGCCGCGATCATGCTGGGCGCCATGGCGGGCCACGACCCCAAGGATTCGACCTCGGTCGATACGCCGGTGCCGGATTTCCGTGCCGGCCTCACCGGCGACATCCGCGGCATGAAGATCGGCATCCCCAAGGAATATCGCGTCGACGGCATGTCGCCCGAGATCGAGAAGCTCTGGGGTCAGGGCGCCGAATGGCTCAAGGCCGCCGGCGCCACGCCGGTGGAGATCTCGCTGCCGCATACGAAATATGCGCTGCCGACCTACTACATCATCGCGCCCGCCGAGGCCTCCTCGAACCTCGCGCGCTATGACGGGGTGCGCTTCGGCCTGCGCGTGCCGGCGGATTCGCTGGACGAGATGTACGAGCTCACCCGGGCCGCCGGTTTCGGCGCGGAGGTCAAGCGGCGCATCCTGATCGGCACCTATGTGCTCTCGGCCGGCTATTACGACGCCTATTACCTGCGGGCCCAGCGGCTGCGCAGCCTGATCGCGCGCGACTTCACCGAGGCCTTCAAGCAGGTCGACGTGATCCTGACGCCGGCGACGCCGACCGCGGCCTTCGCCGAGGGTGAGAACAGCGACGATCCGGTGGCGATGTATCTGAACGACGTCTTCACCGTGACCGTGAACCTGGCAGGCCTGCCGGGCCTCTCGGTGCCTGCGGCGCTGTCGGGCGAGGGCTTGCCTTTGGGACTGCAGCTCATCGGCAAGGCCTTCGACGAGGCGACGCTGCTCAAGGCGGGCCAGGTGCTGGAGAAGGCCGCGGGCTTCACCGCGCGGCCGGAGGCGTGA
- the gatB gene encoding Asp-tRNA(Asn)/Glu-tRNA(Gln) amidotransferase subunit GatB: MNDAIPNEGNLVQGRTGPWEIVLGLEVHAQVISNSKLFSGAATAFGAEPNTQVSLVDAAFPGMLPVINGYCVEQAVRTGLGLHAQINLRSVFDRKNYFYADLPAGYQISQYLQPIVGKGTIILDLPDGRSREVGITRLHLEQDAGKSLHDQHPKKTYVDLNRAGVALMEIVSEPDMRSSEEAAAYLKKLRSILRYLGTCDGNMDEGSFRCDVNVSVRKPGGELGTRCEIKNVNSIRFVQQAIEYEARRQIELVEDGGTVKQETRLFDSAKGITRSMRSKEHAHDYRYFPDPDLLPLELDAAWVESIKATLPELPDAKKARFIKAYGLSSYDAGVLVGERETAAFYETVVAGGKAGARDPKLAANWVISELFGALNRLNKGIEESPVSAAALGELVDLIADNTISGRIAKDVFQAMVESGKGAKAIVEEKGLRQVTDTGAIEAAIDKIMAEQADKVAEYRSGKDKLLGFFVGQVMKAMGGKANPALLNELLKKKLAG, encoded by the coding sequence ATGAACGATGCCATCCCGAACGAGGGCAACCTGGTCCAGGGCCGTACCGGCCCCTGGGAGATCGTGCTGGGCCTCGAGGTCCATGCGCAGGTGATCTCGAACTCGAAGCTGTTCTCGGGCGCGGCCACCGCCTTCGGCGCCGAGCCCAACACGCAGGTGAGCCTGGTCGACGCCGCTTTCCCCGGCATGCTGCCGGTGATCAACGGCTATTGCGTCGAGCAGGCGGTGCGCACGGGGCTCGGCCTCCACGCCCAGATCAACCTGCGCTCGGTGTTCGACCGCAAGAACTACTTCTATGCCGATCTGCCGGCCGGCTATCAGATCTCGCAGTATCTGCAGCCGATCGTGGGCAAGGGCACGATCATCCTCGACCTGCCCGACGGGCGCTCGCGCGAGGTCGGCATCACGCGTCTCCATCTCGAGCAGGATGCGGGCAAGAGCCTGCATGACCAGCATCCGAAGAAGACCTATGTCGATCTCAACCGCGCCGGCGTGGCGCTGATGGAGATCGTCTCGGAGCCGGACATGCGCTCCTCGGAGGAGGCCGCGGCCTATCTCAAGAAGCTGCGCTCGATCCTGCGCTATCTCGGCACCTGCGACGGCAACATGGACGAGGGCAGCTTCCGCTGCGACGTCAACGTCTCCGTGCGCAAGCCGGGCGGAGAGCTGGGCACGCGCTGCGAGATCAAGAACGTCAACTCGATCCGCTTCGTGCAGCAGGCGATCGAGTACGAGGCGCGCCGGCAGATCGAGCTGGTGGAAGACGGCGGCACGGTCAAGCAGGAGACGCGGCTCTTCGATTCGGCCAAGGGTATCACGCGCTCGATGCGCAGCAAGGAGCATGCCCACGACTACCGCTATTTCCCGGATCCCGATCTGCTGCCGCTCGAGCTCGACGCGGCCTGGGTCGAGAGCATCAAGGCGACCTTGCCGGAGCTGCCCGATGCCAAGAAGGCGCGCTTCATCAAGGCCTACGGCCTTTCGTCTTACGACGCCGGCGTGCTGGTGGGCGAGCGCGAGACGGCGGCCTTCTACGAGACGGTGGTGGCTGGCGGGAAGGCGGGGGCCCGCGATCCCAAGCTCGCGGCCAACTGGGTGATCTCCGAGCTCTTCGGCGCGCTCAACCGGCTGAACAAGGGAATCGAGGAATCGCCGGTCTCGGCGGCAGCGCTCGGCGAGCTGGTCGATCTCATCGCCGACAACACGATCTCGGGCCGCATCGCCAAGGACGTGTTCCAGGCCATGGTCGAGAGCGGCAAGGGCGCCAAGGCGATCGTCGAGGAGAAGGGTCTGCGCCAGGTGACCGACACCGGCGCCATCGAGGCCGCGATCGACAAGATCATGGCCGAGCAGGCCGACAAGGTCGCCGAATACCGTTCCGGCAAGGACAAGCTGCTGGGCTTCTTCGTCGGCCAGGTGATGAAGGCCATGGGCGGCAAGGCCAACCCCGCCCTGCTGAACGAGCTCCTGAAGAAGAAGCTCGCGGGCTGA